A stretch of Cupriavidus necator DNA encodes these proteins:
- a CDS encoding FitA-like ribbon-helix-helix domain-containing protein translates to MATLLVRGIDESLVQRLRERAVANGRSAEAEHRAILAQALGGTRRRSLAEVLASIPDVGQDADFERIQNPGEAPRVFD, encoded by the coding sequence ATGGCAACACTACTCGTTCGTGGCATCGATGAATCCCTGGTCCAGCGCCTGCGCGAGCGGGCCGTCGCCAACGGCCGCAGCGCCGAGGCCGAGCACCGCGCCATCCTGGCGCAGGCGCTGGGCGGCACGCGCCGGCGCAGCCTGGCCGAGGTGCTGGCCAGCATCCCGGACGTCGGGCAAGACGCCGACTTCGAGCGGATCCAGAATCCAGGCGAGGCGCCGCGTGTATTTGATTGA
- a CDS encoding anti-sigma factor domain-containing protein, translated as MKLASHPDLLDRIAAQYALGVLRGGARRRLEQLAREEPAVRAAIHRWQARLAGVAELQAAAEPVDKVWCGIEDRLGWKMADPASQPDRPAPDTRPADGWWQRLWSAPVFWRGAAAAMAMVAVLAVGIGIQLARQDQAAPAEVLAVLNDDRAQPAMLVSWDAGARSLIVRRLDHLALSDQQVLQLWALPAGGKPQSLGVIGRAPEARLALAQLPAAVPALAVSIEPPGGSPNADGPSGPVVFKGPVIHSRL; from the coding sequence ATGAAGCTGGCCAGCCATCCCGACCTGCTCGACCGCATCGCCGCGCAGTACGCGCTGGGGGTGCTGCGCGGCGGCGCACGCCGACGCCTGGAACAACTCGCGCGCGAAGAGCCCGCGGTGCGCGCCGCGATCCACCGCTGGCAGGCGCGGCTGGCGGGCGTGGCCGAGTTGCAGGCGGCCGCCGAGCCGGTCGACAAGGTCTGGTGCGGGATCGAGGATCGCCTCGGCTGGAAAATGGCAGATCCGGCCAGTCAGCCGGACCGCCCGGCGCCTGACACCCGCCCCGCGGACGGCTGGTGGCAGCGCCTGTGGTCGGCCCCGGTGTTCTGGCGCGGCGCCGCGGCGGCAATGGCCATGGTGGCGGTGCTGGCCGTCGGCATCGGCATCCAGCTGGCCCGGCAGGATCAGGCGGCGCCGGCCGAGGTCCTCGCCGTGCTGAACGACGACCGTGCCCAGCCTGCGATGCTGGTGTCGTGGGACGCCGGCGCACGCAGCCTGATCGTGCGCCGCCTGGATCACCTGGCGCTGAGCGACCAGCAGGTACTGCAGTTGTGGGCACTGCCTGCGGGCGGCAAGCCGCAGTCGCTCGGCGTGATCGGGCGGGCACCCGAAGCCCGGCTGGCGCTGGCGCAACTGCCCGCGGCGGTGCCCGCGCTGGCGGTCAGCATCGAGCCGCCGGGCGGCTCGCCCAATGCCGACGGGCCAAGCGGCCCGGTGGTGTTCAAGGGGCCTGTGATCCACAGCCGGCTCTGA
- a CDS encoding TRAP transporter small permease subunit, which produces MSFLMRISRLIDAVTDFIGQWAKWLILLAVLVCAGNAIIRYTFSISSNAWLELQWYMFAGVFLLGAPYTLRRDEHVRIDVIAGRLSERAQAWIDVFGIIFFLMPITLIILWLSIPYFWLSYVGHEMSGNAGGLIRWPAKFLIVAGFFLLILQGLSELIKRFAYLKGLLPASAFRKHSIDPAAEIAATIADANRPGPSAKQ; this is translated from the coding sequence ATGTCTTTCCTTATGAGGATCTCGCGGCTTATCGACGCCGTGACTGATTTCATCGGGCAGTGGGCGAAATGGCTGATCCTGCTGGCCGTACTGGTCTGCGCAGGCAACGCCATCATTCGCTACACCTTCAGCATCAGCTCCAATGCCTGGCTCGAACTGCAGTGGTATATGTTCGCCGGTGTGTTCCTGCTCGGTGCGCCCTACACGCTGCGCCGCGACGAGCATGTCCGCATCGACGTCATTGCCGGCCGCCTGTCCGAGCGCGCCCAGGCGTGGATCGACGTCTTTGGCATCATTTTCTTCCTGATGCCGATCACGCTGATCATTCTGTGGTTGTCGATCCCCTACTTCTGGCTGTCCTACGTCGGCCATGAAATGTCGGGCAATGCCGGCGGCCTGATCCGCTGGCCGGCCAAGTTCCTGATCGTGGCTGGCTTCTTCCTGCTGATCCTGCAAGGCCTGTCCGAACTGATCAAGCGCTTCGCCTACCTGAAGGGCCTGCTGCCGGCCTCCGCATTCCGCAAGCATTCGATCGACCCCGCAGCGGAAATCGCCGCGACGATAGCGGACGCCAATCGCCCCGGCCCGTCGGCAAAACAATAA
- a CDS encoding formate dehydrogenase subunit gamma has translation MTPSQNACRAGWRRWLSAGALALAAFAGTAAAQAPASAPPAPAAAQANADTNNPATHPVQPLAGIASENIFNIPRRDIAAEAQSQQQRTVTQPGNNAPVWREVNSDQRHYSSLPDKEAGVLIQRTGQQWRLFRNGVITVWGGWLLLVVPLAILGFFLWRGAIPLRTPRTGRMIERFTPLERIVHWTMAISFVVLAVSGIVLLLGKHFLLPLMGHMLFGWLTYVLKNLHNVIGPIFTLSVIVAFVVFVRDNLPNRDDMRWVTSLGGLASGKHVPSGRFNAGEKMWFWIGVFVFGLVLSASGWVLDMIVPGMDYYRATMQIANVIHGISAVLMIAMACGHIYMGTVGMEGAYRAMRDGWVDEAWAKEHHEHWYDDIKSGKIPAQRSASPEAAAGRNTRHTPGEA, from the coding sequence ATGACGCCGTCGCAGAATGCATGCCGCGCAGGCTGGCGGCGCTGGCTCAGCGCCGGCGCGCTGGCGCTGGCGGCCTTTGCCGGCACCGCCGCCGCACAGGCGCCGGCCTCGGCACCGCCGGCACCGGCCGCCGCGCAGGCCAATGCCGACACCAACAACCCGGCCACGCACCCGGTCCAGCCGCTGGCCGGCATCGCATCCGAGAATATCTTCAACATACCGCGCCGCGATATCGCCGCCGAGGCCCAGTCGCAGCAGCAGCGCACCGTCACGCAGCCCGGCAACAATGCGCCGGTCTGGCGCGAGGTCAATTCCGACCAGCGCCACTACAGCAGCCTGCCCGACAAGGAAGCCGGCGTGCTGATCCAGCGCACCGGGCAGCAATGGCGCCTGTTCCGCAACGGCGTCATCACCGTCTGGGGCGGCTGGCTGCTGCTGGTGGTGCCGCTTGCCATCCTGGGCTTCTTCCTCTGGCGCGGCGCCATCCCGCTGCGCACGCCGCGCACCGGCCGCATGATCGAGCGCTTCACGCCGCTTGAGCGCATTGTCCACTGGACCATGGCGATCTCGTTCGTGGTGCTGGCGGTGTCGGGCATCGTGCTGCTGCTGGGCAAGCATTTCCTGCTGCCGCTGATGGGCCACATGCTGTTCGGCTGGCTGACCTACGTGCTGAAGAACCTGCACAACGTGATCGGCCCGATCTTCACGCTGTCGGTGATCGTGGCCTTCGTGGTGTTCGTGCGCGACAACCTGCCCAACCGCGACGACATGCGCTGGGTCACCAGCCTTGGCGGCCTGGCGTCCGGCAAGCATGTGCCGAGCGGGCGCTTCAATGCCGGCGAGAAGATGTGGTTCTGGATCGGCGTGTTCGTGTTCGGGCTGGTGCTGTCGGCATCGGGCTGGGTGCTGGACATGATCGTGCCAGGCATGGACTACTACCGCGCGACCATGCAGATCGCCAACGTGATCCATGGGATCTCGGCCGTGCTGATGATCGCGATGGCGTGCGGCCATATCTACATGGGCACGGTCGGCATGGAAGGCGCCTACCGCGCCATGCGCGACGGCTGGGTGGACGAGGCCTGGGCCAAGGAGCACCACGAGCACTGGTACGACGACATCAAGTCCGGCAAGATCCCGGCCCAGCGTTCGGCCAGCCCGGAAGCCGCCGCGGGGCGCAACACCCGGCATACCCCGGGCGAAGCCTGA
- a CDS encoding formate dehydrogenase accessory sulfurtransferase FdhD — protein sequence MTLRPELTQAAVPLIEEVEVVDEQGRVRAAYLPGERPLTVYLDKRELVTLMTLGGAPEHLVLGYLRNQRLVESIEDIAAVQVDWETESAAVTTRNGVDRIEERTARRVVTTGCGQGTVFGSLLDEVDNIRLPVGATLDQDTLYGIIDTIRLQQSVYKQAGSVHGCALFQGTELLMFIEDVGRHNAVDAIAGRMWLEGMTGSDKIFYTTGRLTSEMVIKGAQMGIPFLLSRSGVTQMGYQMARRVNLTLFARCTGKHFLLYTGRERFRHRLPEDAVA from the coding sequence ATGACCCTGCGTCCCGAGCTTACCCAGGCAGCCGTTCCCCTGATCGAAGAGGTTGAAGTCGTCGACGAGCAGGGCCGCGTGCGCGCGGCCTACCTGCCGGGCGAGCGTCCGCTGACGGTCTACCTCGACAAGCGCGAGCTGGTCACGCTGATGACCCTGGGCGGCGCGCCCGAGCACCTGGTGCTCGGCTACCTGCGCAACCAGCGGCTGGTGGAATCGATCGAAGACATCGCCGCGGTGCAGGTCGACTGGGAAACCGAGTCCGCCGCCGTGACCACGCGCAATGGCGTGGACCGCATCGAGGAACGCACCGCGCGCCGCGTGGTGACCACCGGCTGCGGGCAAGGCACCGTGTTCGGCTCGCTGCTCGATGAGGTCGACAACATCCGCCTGCCGGTTGGCGCCACGCTGGACCAGGACACCCTGTACGGCATCATCGACACCATCCGGCTGCAGCAGTCGGTCTACAAGCAGGCTGGCTCGGTGCACGGCTGCGCGCTGTTCCAGGGCACCGAGCTGCTGATGTTCATCGAGGACGTGGGCCGCCACAACGCCGTGGACGCCATCGCCGGGCGCATGTGGCTGGAAGGCATGACGGGCAGCGACAAGATCTTCTACACCACCGGGCGCCTGACTTCCGAGATGGTGATCAAGGGCGCGCAGATGGGCATCCCGTTCCTGCTGTCGCGCTCGGGCGTGACGCAGATGGGCTACCAGATGGCCCGGCGCGTCAACCTGACGCTGTTTGCGCGCTGCACCGGCAAGCACTTCCTGCTCTACACCGGGCGCGAGCGCTTCCGCCACCGGCTGCCTGAAGACGCGGTGGCGTAA
- a CDS encoding TRAP transporter large permease: MTQFLIQNMAPIMFGTLVIFLLSGFPIAFALAANGLLFAFVGIELGLLQPALLQALPSRLFGIIENDTLLAIPFFTFMGLILERSGMAEDLLDTIGQLFGPIRGGLAYAVIFVGALLAATTGVVAASVISMGLISLPLMLKYKYDKRLASGVIAASGTLAQIIPPSLVLIVLADQLGRSVGDMYKGAFVPGLVLTGLYMGYVLLITLIKPAAAPALPLEARTFREPSGKSGATSVLVLTALSIVVGVAVDKMYKPEAPLDERLVISVGAAILFAFVLAVINKALKLNLLSRMAEKVTFVLIPPLALIFLVLGTIFVGVATPTEGGGMGALGALVLALMKRRLDLGLTRQAMEGTLKLSAFVIFILIGARVFSLTFYGVDGHIWVEHLLTALPGGQAGFLIAVNVLFFLLAFFLDFFELAFILVPLVGPVADKLGIDLIWFGVLLAVNMQTSFMHPPFGFSLFYLRSVAPREVKTSDIYWGSVPFVVIQLVMVALIIVFPGLVSTGTQKAQDRSITRDLSLDLGGTSPKPAPSLSVPAPGSQPAAGGSLELPTQPPAESESAAPQFEFEKKR, from the coding sequence ATGACGCAATTCCTGATCCAAAACATGGCGCCGATCATGTTCGGCACGCTGGTCATATTCCTGCTGTCGGGTTTTCCGATCGCCTTCGCGCTGGCCGCCAACGGTCTGCTGTTCGCCTTCGTCGGCATCGAGCTGGGCTTGCTCCAGCCCGCGCTGCTGCAGGCACTGCCCAGCCGCTTGTTCGGCATCATCGAGAACGACACGCTGCTGGCGATCCCGTTCTTCACCTTCATGGGCCTGATCCTGGAACGCTCAGGCATGGCCGAGGACCTGCTCGACACCATCGGCCAGCTGTTCGGCCCGATCCGCGGCGGCCTGGCCTATGCCGTGATCTTCGTCGGCGCGCTGCTGGCAGCGACCACCGGCGTGGTGGCGGCCTCGGTGATCTCGATGGGGCTGATCTCGCTGCCGCTGATGCTGAAGTATAAGTACGACAAGCGGCTGGCGTCGGGTGTGATCGCCGCGTCGGGCACGCTGGCGCAGATCATTCCGCCGTCGCTGGTGCTGATCGTGCTGGCCGACCAGCTCGGCCGCTCGGTCGGCGACATGTACAAGGGCGCGTTCGTGCCGGGCCTGGTGCTGACCGGCCTGTACATGGGCTACGTGCTGCTGATCACGCTGATCAAGCCGGCCGCGGCGCCGGCGCTGCCGCTCGAGGCGCGCACCTTCCGCGAACCCAGCGGCAAGAGCGGCGCCACCTCGGTGCTGGTGCTGACCGCGCTGTCGATCGTGGTGGGCGTGGCGGTGGACAAGATGTACAAGCCCGAGGCACCGCTGGATGAGCGGCTGGTGATCTCGGTCGGCGCGGCCATCCTGTTCGCCTTCGTGCTGGCGGTGATCAACAAGGCGCTGAAGCTGAACCTGCTGTCGCGCATGGCCGAGAAGGTCACCTTCGTGCTGATCCCGCCGCTGGCGCTGATCTTCCTGGTGCTCGGCACGATCTTCGTCGGCGTGGCCACGCCGACCGAAGGCGGCGGCATGGGTGCGCTCGGCGCGCTGGTGCTGGCGCTGATGAAGCGCCGCCTTGACCTGGGGCTGACCCGGCAGGCGATGGAAGGGACGCTCAAGCTGTCGGCCTTCGTGATCTTCATCCTGATCGGCGCGCGCGTGTTCTCGCTGACGTTCTACGGCGTGGACGGCCATATCTGGGTGGAGCACCTGCTGACCGCGCTGCCCGGCGGCCAGGCCGGCTTCCTGATCGCGGTGAACGTGCTGTTCTTCCTGCTGGCGTTCTTCCTGGACTTCTTCGAGCTGGCCTTTATCCTGGTGCCGCTGGTCGGCCCGGTGGCGGACAAGCTCGGCATCGACCTGATCTGGTTCGGCGTGCTGCTGGCCGTGAACATGCAGACCTCGTTCATGCACCCGCCGTTCGGCTTCTCGCTGTTCTATCTGCGCTCAGTCGCGCCGCGCGAGGTGAAGACCTCGGATATCTACTGGGGCTCGGTGCCGTTCGTGGTCATCCAGCTGGTGATGGTGGCGCTGATCATCGTCTTCCCCGGCCTGGTCAGCACCGGCACGCAAAAGGCACAGGATCGCAGCATCACGCGCGACCTGAGCCTCGACCTGGGAGGCACCAGCCCCAAGCCGGCGCCGAGCCTGTCGGTACCGGCACCGGGGTCGCAGCCCGCCGCTGGCGGATCGCTGGAGCTGCCGACACAGCCGCCCGCGGAAAGCGAATCGGCCGCGCCGCAGTTTGAGTTCGAAAAGAAGCGCTGA
- a CDS encoding sigma-70 family RNA polymerase sigma factor encodes MSPSAETYAAPPGAERLAALLQAVAIGERQALRGLYDLTATKLFGLALRITGRRDWAEDVVQESFVSIWHHAGDYRPHLAAPMTWMTAIVRNRALDCLRRASAARVGQTVELDEDLGEWLADDTAGPAELADASQQARALNRCLQRLEQPQRQAIMLAYLQDLSHAELAARLRAPLGTVKSWIRRGLERLRSCMEGAA; translated from the coding sequence GTGTCCCCTTCCGCCGAAACCTACGCCGCGCCGCCCGGCGCCGAGCGGCTTGCGGCCCTGCTCCAGGCCGTGGCCATCGGCGAGCGGCAGGCGCTGCGCGGCCTCTATGACCTCACCGCGACGAAACTGTTTGGCCTTGCGCTGCGTATCACTGGCAGGCGCGATTGGGCGGAGGATGTCGTGCAGGAAAGCTTTGTCAGCATCTGGCACCACGCCGGCGACTACCGGCCGCACCTGGCCGCGCCGATGACCTGGATGACCGCGATCGTGCGCAACCGCGCGCTGGACTGCCTGCGCCGGGCAAGCGCGGCACGCGTCGGGCAGACGGTCGAGCTTGACGAAGACCTGGGCGAGTGGCTGGCCGACGACACCGCCGGGCCCGCGGAACTGGCCGATGCCAGCCAGCAGGCACGCGCGCTCAACCGCTGCCTGCAGCGCCTGGAGCAGCCGCAGCGCCAGGCCATCATGCTGGCCTACCTGCAGGACCTGAGCCACGCCGAGCTGGCCGCCCGCCTGCGCGCGCCGCTGGGGACGGTCAAGTCCTGGATCCGGCGCGGCCTGGAGCGGCTGCGCAGCTGCATGGAGGGCGCGGCATGA
- the dcd gene encoding dCTP deaminase, with protein MSIKSDKWIRRMAEQHGMIEPFAPGQVREQDGRKIVSYGTSSYGYDIRCADEFKIFTNINSTIVDPKNFDEKSFVDFKGDVCIIPPNSFALARTMEYFRIPRSVLTICLGKSTYARCGIIVNVTPFEPEWEGYVTLEFSNTTPLPAKIYAGEGCAQVLFFESDEVCETSYRDRGGKYQGQHGVTLPKT; from the coding sequence ATGAGCATCAAATCCGACAAGTGGATCCGCCGCATGGCGGAGCAGCACGGCATGATCGAGCCGTTCGCGCCAGGCCAGGTCCGGGAGCAGGACGGGCGCAAGATCGTTTCGTACGGCACCTCGAGCTACGGCTACGACATCCGCTGCGCCGACGAATTCAAGATCTTCACCAATATCAACAGCACCATCGTCGATCCGAAGAATTTCGACGAGAAGTCGTTCGTGGATTTCAAGGGCGATGTCTGCATCATCCCGCCCAATTCGTTCGCGCTGGCGCGCACGATGGAATACTTCCGGATCCCGCGCAGCGTGCTGACCATCTGCCTGGGCAAGAGCACCTACGCCCGCTGCGGCATCATCGTCAATGTGACGCCGTTCGAGCCGGAGTGGGAAGGCTATGTGACGCTGGAGTTCTCCAACACCACGCCGCTGCCCGCCAAGATCTACGCCGGCGAGGGTTGCGCCCAGGTGCTGTTCTTCGAGAGCGACGAAGTCTGCGAGACCTCGTACCGCGACCGCGGCGGCAAGTACCAGGGCCAGCACGGTGTCACACTGCCGAAGACCTGA
- a CDS encoding type II toxin-antitoxin system VapC family toxin, which produces MYLIDTNVISETRKRERANPGVRAFFRQAAREGAALYLSALTVGELQRGVALIRHRGDTAQAELLEQWLATVLEDFGRLVLPVDADVAQVWGQLRAPRPEHALDKFIAATALIHDLTIVTRNVEDFRGTGAMLLNPFT; this is translated from the coding sequence GTGTATTTGATTGATACCAACGTCATCAGCGAAACGCGCAAGCGCGAGCGCGCCAACCCCGGCGTGCGCGCGTTCTTCCGGCAGGCGGCGCGGGAAGGTGCCGCGCTCTACCTGTCGGCGCTGACCGTGGGCGAGCTCCAGCGTGGCGTAGCGCTGATCCGCCATCGCGGCGATACGGCGCAGGCCGAGCTGCTGGAGCAATGGCTGGCGACCGTGCTGGAGGATTTTGGCCGGCTGGTGTTGCCGGTCGATGCCGACGTCGCCCAGGTCTGGGGCCAGCTGCGCGCGCCGCGGCCTGAGCACGCGCTGGACAAGTTCATTGCCGCCACCGCGCTGATCCATGACCTGACCATTGTCACGCGCAATGTTGAGGATTTCCGCGGCACGGGCGCGATGCTGCTGAATCCGTTCACCTAG
- the argH gene encoding argininosuccinate lyase — MSTSQLAKKGEAWSARFSEPMSDLVKRYTASVFFDKRLALFDIQGSLAHAAMLAKQGIIAEADRAEIERGMAQIKAEIEAGGFEWKLDLEDVHLNIEARLTALVGDAGKRLHTGRSRNDQVATDIRLWLRSEIDNIMVLLGALRAALLDLAEQNADTILPGFTHLQVAQPVTFGHHLLAYNEMFTRDAERMADCRKRVNRLPLGAAALAGTSYPIDREFVAQQLGFDGVCRNSLDAVSDRDFAIEFCAAAALVMTHVSRFSEELVLWMSPRVGFIDIADRFCTGSSIMPQKKNPDVPELARGKTGRVNGHLIGLLTLMKGQPLAYNKDNQEDKEPLFDTVDTVVDTLRIFADMVPGITVKPEAMRAAALQGYATATDLADYLVKKGLPFRDAHEAVAHAVRACDSRQCDLADLSVAELREVSGLGDKAALIGDDVHAVLTLEGSVAARDHIGGTAPAQVRAAIAEARKTLNG, encoded by the coding sequence ATGTCCACCTCCCAACTTGCCAAGAAAGGCGAAGCCTGGTCCGCCCGCTTCTCCGAACCGATGTCCGACCTGGTGAAGCGCTACACCGCCTCGGTGTTCTTCGACAAGCGCCTGGCCCTGTTCGACATCCAGGGCTCGCTGGCCCACGCGGCCATGCTGGCAAAGCAGGGCATCATCGCCGAGGCCGACCGCGCCGAGATCGAGCGCGGCATGGCGCAGATCAAGGCCGAGATCGAGGCCGGCGGCTTCGAGTGGAAGCTGGACCTGGAAGACGTCCACCTGAACATCGAGGCGCGCCTGACCGCGCTGGTGGGCGATGCCGGCAAGCGCCTGCATACCGGCCGCTCGCGCAATGACCAGGTCGCCACCGACATCCGCCTGTGGCTGCGCAGCGAGATCGACAACATCATGGTGCTGCTGGGCGCGCTGCGCGCCGCGCTGCTGGACCTGGCCGAACAGAACGCCGACACCATCCTGCCCGGCTTCACCCACCTGCAGGTGGCGCAGCCGGTGACCTTCGGCCACCACCTGCTGGCCTACAACGAGATGTTCACGCGCGATGCCGAGCGCATGGCCGACTGCCGCAAGCGCGTCAACCGCCTGCCGCTGGGCGCGGCCGCGCTGGCCGGCACCAGCTACCCGATCGACCGCGAGTTCGTGGCGCAGCAGCTGGGCTTCGACGGCGTGTGCCGCAACTCGCTAGATGCCGTGTCGGACCGCGACTTCGCCATTGAATTCTGCGCCGCCGCCGCGCTGGTGATGACCCACGTGTCGCGCTTCTCGGAAGAGCTGGTGCTGTGGATGAGCCCGCGCGTGGGCTTTATCGACATCGCCGACCGTTTCTGCACCGGCAGCTCGATCATGCCGCAGAAGAAGAACCCCGACGTGCCCGAACTGGCGCGCGGCAAGACCGGCCGCGTCAACGGCCACCTGATCGGCCTGCTGACGCTGATGAAGGGCCAGCCGCTGGCGTACAACAAGGACAACCAGGAAGACAAGGAGCCGCTGTTCGATACGGTCGATACCGTCGTGGACACGCTGCGCATCTTTGCCGACATGGTGCCGGGCATCACCGTCAAGCCCGAAGCGATGCGCGCCGCCGCGCTGCAGGGCTACGCCACCGCCACCGACCTGGCCGACTACCTGGTCAAGAAGGGCCTGCCCTTCCGCGACGCCCACGAGGCCGTGGCCCACGCGGTGCGCGCCTGCGACAGCCGCCAGTGCGACCTGGCCGACCTGAGCGTGGCCGAGCTGCGCGAAGTCTCGGGCCTGGGCGACAAGGCCGCGCTGATCGGCGACGACGTGCACGCGGTGCTGACGCTGGAAGGCTCGGTCGCCGCGCGCGACCATATCGGCGGCACGGCGCCGGCGCAGGTGCGCGCCGCCATCGCCGAGGCACGCAAGACGCTGAACGGCTGA
- a CDS encoding arginine/lysine/ornithine decarboxylase yields MKFRFPVIIIDEDFRSENISGSGIRALAEAIEKEGMEVMGLTSYGDLTSFAQQSSRASTFIVSIDDDEFTRDGDDQLEAAAIEKLRAFVTEVRRRNSDLPIFLYGETRTSRHIPNDILRELHGFIHMFEDTPEFVARHIIREAKVYLDTLAPPFFKALIDYAQDSSYSWHCPGHSGGVAFLKSPVGQVFHQFFGENMLRADVCNAVDELGQLLDHTGPVAASERNAARIFNSDHMYFVTNGTSTSNKMVWHANVAPGDIVVVDRNCHKSILHAIMMTGAIPVFLMPTRNHYGIIGPIPKSEFDPETIRKKIANHPFASKAKNQKPRILTITQGTYDGVLYNAEQIKEMLAAEIDTLHFDEAWLPHAAFHDFYRNMHAIGKDRPRSKDALVFATQSTHKLLAGLSQASQILVQDSETRKLDRYRFNEAYLMHTSTSPQYSIIASCDVAAAMMEAPGGTALVEESIQEAMDFRRAMRKVEGDYDDGKNGDWWFKVWGPDALIEDGIGDREEWMLKANERWHGFGDLADGFNLLDPIKATIITPGLDVDGEFSERGIPAAIVTKYLAEHGIIIEKTGLYSFFIMFTIGITKGRWNSLVTELQQFKDDYDQNQPLWRVLPEFVAKHPQYERMGLRDLCDAIHSVYKANDVARVTTEMYLSDMEPAMKPSDAWAMMAHREIERVPVDDLEGRVTAILLTPYPPGIPLLIPGERFNRTIVQYLKFAREFNKLFPGFETDIHGLVEDEVDGKTAYFVDCVKQGG; encoded by the coding sequence ATGAAATTCCGTTTCCCCGTCATCATCATTGACGAAGACTTTCGCTCCGAGAACATCTCCGGCTCGGGCATCCGCGCGCTGGCCGAGGCGATCGAGAAAGAGGGCATGGAGGTCATGGGCCTGACCAGCTACGGCGACCTGACGTCGTTTGCGCAGCAGTCCAGCCGGGCATCGACCTTTATTGTCTCGATCGACGACGACGAGTTCACGCGCGACGGCGATGACCAGCTCGAGGCCGCCGCCATCGAAAAGCTGCGCGCCTTCGTCACCGAAGTGCGCCGCCGCAACTCGGACCTGCCGATCTTCCTGTACGGCGAGACCCGCACCTCGCGCCACATCCCCAACGATATTCTGCGCGAGCTGCACGGCTTCATCCACATGTTCGAGGACACGCCGGAATTCGTGGCACGCCACATCATCCGCGAAGCCAAGGTCTACCTCGACACGCTGGCGCCGCCGTTCTTCAAGGCGCTGATCGACTACGCGCAGGACAGCTCGTACTCGTGGCACTGCCCGGGGCACTCGGGCGGCGTGGCTTTCCTGAAGAGCCCGGTGGGCCAGGTGTTCCACCAGTTCTTCGGCGAGAACATGCTGCGCGCCGACGTCTGCAACGCGGTCGATGAACTGGGCCAGCTGCTGGACCACACCGGCCCGGTGGCCGCGTCGGAGCGCAATGCCGCGCGCATCTTCAACTCCGACCACATGTATTTCGTCACCAACGGCACCTCCACCTCGAACAAGATGGTGTGGCATGCCAACGTGGCGCCGGGCGACATCGTGGTGGTGGACCGCAACTGCCACAAGTCGATCCTGCATGCGATCATGATGACGGGCGCGATCCCGGTCTTCCTGATGCCCACGCGCAACCACTACGGCATCATCGGCCCGATCCCGAAGAGCGAGTTCGATCCGGAGACGATCAGGAAGAAGATCGCCAACCACCCGTTCGCCAGCAAGGCCAAGAACCAGAAGCCGCGCATCCTGACCATCACTCAGGGTACGTACGACGGCGTGCTGTACAACGCCGAGCAGATCAAGGAAATGCTGGCCGCCGAGATCGATACGCTGCACTTCGATGAAGCCTGGCTGCCGCATGCGGCCTTCCACGACTTCTATCGCAATATGCACGCGATCGGCAAGGACCGCCCGCGCAGCAAGGACGCGCTGGTGTTCGCCACCCAGTCGACGCACAAGCTGCTGGCCGGCCTGTCGCAGGCCTCGCAGATCCTGGTGCAGGATTCCGAGACGCGCAAGCTGGACCGCTACCGCTTCAACGAGGCGTACCTGATGCACACCTCGACCAGCCCGCAGTACTCGATCATCGCCTCGTGCGACGTGGCCGCGGCGATGATGGAAGCGCCGGGCGGCACCGCGCTGGTGGAAGAAAGCATCCAGGAGGCGATGGATTTCCGCCGCGCCATGCGCAAGGTCGAGGGCGACTACGACGACGGCAAAAACGGCGACTGGTGGTTCAAGGTGTGGGGCCCGGACGCACTGATCGAAGACGGCATCGGCGACCGCGAAGAGTGGATGCTCAAGGCCAATGAGCGCTGGCACGGCTTCGGCGACCTCGCCGACGGCTTCAACCTGCTCGACCCGATCAAGGCCACCATCATCACCCCGGGCCTGGACGTGGACGGCGAGTTCAGCGAACGCGGCATCCCGGCGGCCATCGTCACCAAGTACCTGGCCGAGCACGGCATCATCATCGAGAAGACCGGGCTGTATTCGTTCTTCATCATGTTCACTATCGGCATCACCAAGGGCCGCTGGAACTCGCTGGTGACCGAGTTGCAGCAGTTCAAGGACGACTACGACCAGAACCAGCCGCTGTGGCGCGTGCTGCCGGAATTCGTCGCCAAGCACCCGCAATACGAGCGCATGGGCCTGCGTGACCTGTGCGATGCGATCCACAGCGTGTACAAGGCCAACGACGTGGCCCGTGTGACGACGGAGATGTACCTGTCGGACATGGAGCCGGCGATGAAGCCGTCGGACGCCTGGGCCATGATGGCGCACCGCGAGATCGAGCGCGTGCCGGTCGACGACCTGGAGGGCCGCGTCACCGCCATCCTGCTGACGCCGTACCCGCCGGGCATTCCGCTGCTGATTCCGGGCGAGCGCTTCAACCGCACCATCGTGCAGTACCTGAAGTTCGCGCGCGAGTTCAACAAGCTGTTCCCTGGCTTCGAGACCGACATCCACGGCCTGGTCGAGGACGAGGTCGACGGCAAGACGGCGTACTTTGTCGACTGCGTGAAGCAGGGCGGCTGA